The following nucleotide sequence is from Mesobacillus jeotgali.
GATTCATGCAGGAGAAGAAACTTACACCAGCAGAACGCGGAACCGCGATGCATATGGTCATGCAGCATATCGATCTGACCCAGCCTGTAACAGAAGCATCTTTGGAGCTGCAGCTGGAAAGGATGGTAGAGAAGGAGCTGCTATTCCCTGAGCAACGCGATGCAGTTGATAAAAAATGGCTACTAGCCTTTTTTGAAACGGATATCGGCAAGCGACTGGTAACTGCTGATAAAGTCAGCCGTGAAGTTCCGTTCTATCTGTCATTGCCATCAAAGGAAGTATATCCAGATTGGCAGGGAGAAAACGAGCCGATCTTTATCCAAGGGGTAGTAGACTGCATTTTCCAGGATGAAAAAGGGACAGTCCTGCTTGATTTTAAAACGGATGGCATTCACGACCGCTACAAAGGCGGTTTCGAACAGGCAAAGCCGATTTTGGAAGAACGCTATCGAATCCAAATCAGCCTTTATGCTAAAGCAATCGAACAGGTGTGGAAGCAGCCGGTAGAGGAGAAATACTTATATTTCTTCGACGGCGGCCATCTGCTGGAACTGGATCAACTATAAAGGAATGTTAAAAACCGGCGGGATGTGAATAATAATCCTGCCGGTTTTTTGTTAGTTTATGAGAAATATCCGTTTGAAGGCTGTATCGGACAAACGGAAGGTAAAGAAAGGGAAAAGTGTCCGATAGAAGGGCTATATCGGCCAAACAGAAGGCGACGCACGAGAAAAGTGTCCGATAGAAGGGCTGTATCGGACAAACAGAAGGCGACGCACGAGAAAAGTGTCCGATAGAGAGGCTGTATCGGCCAAACAGAAGGCGACGCACGAGAAAAGTGTCCGATAGAGAGGATGTATCGGACAAACGGAAGGTAAAGAAAGGGAAAAGTGTCCGATAGAAGCACTTTATGCTAAAAATTCATTCTGAGAGGAGGGGATCACCGAGTGGCAAAGAAAAAACAATCCGGTACATGTGAATTATGCGGCAGGGAAGAGGTTGAGGTAACCATTCACCATCTGACTCCGAAAGAATTGGGGGGCACTTTCATGCCAACAGCCAATCTGTGCATCCCTTGCCATAAACAGATTCATGCTCTATTCACGAATGAAGAGCTTGCAGCGGATTTAAACAAGATTGAGCGGCTTCGCTCCCATCCTGAATTGGAGAAGTTTTTGAAATGGATAAAAAAACAGCCTTCTACAAGGCTGCCGAAAATATCAAAATCTAATGCGCGAAAAAGAAATAAACGCTAGTTATTTCCTACAGTCGGCTGGTCAATCAAGTTGGCATCAAGAACATTGCTGGCACTTAATCCATTATTCGTGACAATGAATCCTCCAGTATTGAACCCACCCTGCCCAGCGACTGTTTTAGAATTGCTCTTTGGCGAGATGAACAGCGTGTCGCCAAACTGCACTGTCCCGCCGCCTACATTCAATATTTGCACAGGACCTATTATTGCTGGCATTGAAAACATCCTTTTCTGCTTTTGTTTAATATTTTATTCTCATCGGCTTCGTAACCGTCCATAGTCCAGAAGCTTCTTAATTTTCTTCTTCATTAGTTCCATTGGCACCACTTGTTCCATTCGTTTTGTCATTTCGGGGCAAAAGCTGGCGTATATGCTTTACCCGGGCTTCCATAGCTATATTGCGGCTGTTTCCAAGGTGTACAACTGATGAGGAAGAGGCACCCAGGATATCAATATTCCTGACCTTTAATACAGGGTTGAGGTTGTGGGTCGAGAAAACAACATTTTCTTCATCAGTTGGTTGAAAGGGAATCGGTTCTGAAAAAATCGGGAACACATCGAAATTCCCTTCATTATCGAAAAAAATCTCGGCCTCTCTTTGCACGGCCAATGCCCTGGAGATGGCCTGTATTTGTTCCGAATCACCGATCTGGAAAATCGAGGAGAAGGATACCGAGTCAATTTTTATATGGTCAACACATGTTATTCTTTGAAGCATAGCGATCACGATATATCCGGTGACAGCGGGACGAATGGGCCGACAATCAACGATTCAGATGGTGTATCAAAGGTTGCTGCCAGCTGGATTGTTTCAGCATCCCCAACCATCAGCAGCGAGGAACTGGAAACACCTATGATCCTGATGTCGCCGACACAAATATCCCGGTTATAGACTTGGAAATTCATTATGAACGACCTTCCTTTACATTATCCGGCAGGTTTTTCAGGAACAGGAATACACCATTTTGGATTTCCTGTTTAAGCAAATCAATCACCTTTTCATTCAGCTGAGGGCTTAGTTCAGTGCCTCTTTCACTTGATGATTGTTCCTGTAGAT
It contains:
- a CDS encoding spore gernimation protein GerPD, whose protein sequence is MNFQVYNRDICVGDIRIIGVSSSSLLMVGDAETIQLAATFDTPSESLIVGPFVPLSPDIS
- a CDS encoding spore germination protein GerPE; its protein translation is MLQRITCVDHIKIDSVSFSSIFQIGDSEQIQAISRALAVQREAEIFFDNEGNFDVFPIFSEPIPFQPTDEENVVFSTHNLNPVLKVRNIDILGASSSSVVHLGNSRNIAMEARVKHIRQLLPRNDKTNGTSGANGTNEEEN
- a CDS encoding spore germination protein; translation: MPAIIGPVQILNVGGGTVQFGDTLFISPKSNSKTVAGQGGFNTGGFIVTNNGLSASNVLDANLIDQPTVGNN
- a CDS encoding HNH endonuclease — encoded protein: MAKKKQSGTCELCGREEVEVTIHHLTPKELGGTFMPTANLCIPCHKQIHALFTNEELAADLNKIERLRSHPELEKFLKWIKKQPSTRLPKISKSNARKRNKR